The Synechococcus sp. UW179A DNA window ATTCCTCGGCCGTGAAGGAAGTACCGGTTTGTGGATCCACGGCGGCAAGCAGGGCACCCAGCAGATCCTTCCCACCAGCCTCAGGCTGCGCGAGTCGCTCCTCAATCACGCCTTGGATCCACTGGCGAATCACCAGCGCATCGCGCGTGAGCGAGCGCTGCACCCAACGCCGTGGCAAGCGAGCAAAACGCAAGATCAGTGCCCGGGCGGCCTTGCGTTGATAGCGCCCAAATGCCTCAAACACCTCACGCGCTTCTCCCTCCTGCACCGGTCTGCTGAGGATCGTGCGCACGATCACATCAGCGGTGACCCAGGTCATCGCAGCCTCGATATCGATTTCAACTCCTTGCTGGCTGCAATCGCCTTGCTCGGAGAGCTGCTGCACAAGCCGCTCCAACATGGAGTCTTTTGCAGCCTCCATCGCAGGAAACACCTGCTCCAACTGAGCCACCTGAAACGCCTGATCAACCAAGCGCCTCTGGCGTGCCCATTCGTCTCCATTGACAGAAAAAATCGCTCGGCCAATCAGAGGTTCAAGAATCCAAAGCGTGTAGGGGTGCTTTGGAAAGGCCTCCACCTCCTGTACGAGCACTCGCCTCAGCAGTGTTCGATCATTCACCAAAAACACCCTCAGGCCCAGCAGATTGAGCTCACCGAGAGCGATGCGGAAATCCCATTCATTGAGCAAACCAAACCAACTGCTCCATCCCCGCTTCAAGCGACGCAGCACGTTGGCGGTGTAAGGCAAGGGTTTTGGCCAAGGGGGTGTGATGGCCATCAGATCGTGCTCTCTCCAGTCATCAGCCCGCAGAGATCCAAACCCGCAGCGGGATTGGTCAAATAGTCGAAATGGAGGTCAAACAGCTGGGCCAGCCATTGCCGCTTGCGCTGTAAACCGTTGGCTTGACGCAGGTTCAACAGCTGCATTCGCGGATAGTCACAGCTGTCTCTCCTTGGCACAGGCAAACCGCAGGCTTGATAAGGATTCACGCCGGCAAAACACATCAAATCATCGAAGGAGGTGACATCCAGCCAGGGCAAACAGGGTTCGATCGCCAGCGTCTTGAGATCATCTAGAAAAGCCTCCGCACCTGGATACAAGCCCAGATTGGCCAGGTTCTGCCCCAGGCTCAGCAAACGCACCTTGGACGTAATAGCGATCGAATTGGGATGGCGTCGCAATTCAGCCGCCACCATCGCCAACACAAACGATCCGGAACTGTGACCCACTAACAGGATTTCATCAGCAGGAATTTTGTCTTCCAAAGACAACAATGCCCCCACCAACTCCTGCACCCGCTGGCGCAGCATCGTATCTCTCAGGCTGCCCAGGCGATGGGTGAACAAAATGGAGCGACAGAGCCACACCACACCCAAACGATCCGCCAGCCGCCAGCCCTGCCAGAGCACAACAGCCACCACCAACGGTGCCAACGGAAGCCAGAGCAAGGAAGCCAAGACCCCAGCGGCAATCGCTGCAAGCGTGACCAAAATCAAAACCATGACGGGGTAAAGCCCGCAAAGCGCCACACCAGGGCATAACCGCGCCGTACGCAGGACTCCCCCCTGCAGCAGATAGGCCCGCGCAAATCCAAGCAACTGGGTCAGCAACGGCCAGGGATGCTTTGGCCAGTTCGCACGGGCAATGTCATCCCAATGCAAAAAAGCAAGCTCATAGTGTTGATCAACCTCAGGATCCAACAAAGGCCAGCGGGTGATCCTTTCACCTTCCTGGCGAGACCCCAAACGCCAACCACGCTGTTTCATCAGCCGCGCAAACAAGCGCTGATAATGCGCCACACCACGGGGGTCAAACCCGCTGAGGAAGTACGTGCGTCGTCTGCACGATGATCCGGTCTTCTTCAACTCGTCTGCTCGATTCACAGCCATGTCCATCCAGCTTCACCTGCGATCTGCATTGCTCGGGCTGGGGATCGTGCTGACACATCTACCAGCAACGCCAGCGGACGCTGCGCAAGCAACGTCGATCCAGATCCAACAATCAGGCAACACCCGTACGGCAGTCATGACACTGCCCGTGTCACAAGCACATGCCTGGAGAGTGCTCACGAACTATGTCGCCACGGGAGAGGCGATGCCTGACATCAGCAAGGTCCAGCTGCTGAGCCGTGAAGGCAACCTGATTCGCATGCGCCAGACCTATCAAGCGCCGTACACCTTTGGATTGAAGATCAGCGCAACCCTGGCCGTACAAGAAAGCCCAAAAACGGCGATCAGCTTTCAGATGCTTCAAGGCGATCGCATTCGCAAGCTCAATGGCAGCTGGACGCTCACGCCAACACCAACGGGAACTCGTCTGCGCCACACCATCACCCTGGTTCCCGAGCTGCCAGGCATGCTGCAACCGGTCTTCGCTGAACTCACCCGCAACAGTTTGCGTGAATCAATGCAACGACTCAGTGGGCTGATGCAGGCCAACAACTAAACCTCAACACCCCGATCCCTGCAGAGCACCACGCGCGAGGGCCTTAGCTGCACGGCGTAGTCGACACCACGCCATGAAACATGGCGCGTTAACAAGGCCGACAAGGTGGCCAGTCCATCCACCAATTGGCCAGGGAGAAGTCCTACGAGCCAGCCCCAAACCCGAACAGGGTCCTGTGGGCGCAGCAAAACTTGGATCCAGCAGAGCAGGCCAACACATCCCAGCTCATAGATCAGCACTGCCAACCAGGCACCTTGAAACAGCGCGAACAGCAACAGCAGCACACTGCCCAGGCCGTGGAAGGCCACAAGTGGCCAAGCGGGGTGGTGCAGGCGAGCTGTGAGCAATTGACGAGTAATCCAACGGCCCAACGGCAGCATGGGCTGGGCTGGATCAGGATCCACCATGAGCAGGTTGGGTTCGAAGCGATAGCTCAATCCCAACTGCCGCAATGGGCCGAGCAAACCCGTGTCTTCACACAAACCACGCCTTAACAGCTCGCTCCAATCACCGGCCTCCACCAGCTCACGGCGAACGCAAAGGGTGCCGCCCCAGGGAATCTGCAACAACGTCATCAGCACCACAGCCCCTGCATTCCAGACGGCTCGTGTCCAGCTGCTCCAACCCAAAGCTCCAAAGGTGGGGGCATGGGGGCGAAACCAACGATTTCCAGAGATGGCACCCACCCCTGGTTGGAGGCAAGAGCGCGCACAATGTTCCAAGCCGTTCGCTGGGAAACGAATATCGGCATCCAGCAGCACAACCAATGCGCTGCTGGGGTGAAGCTGAGACAACGCCTGGTTCAGTGCTGCACATTTCAAAGACCCCTGGTCAGGGCGCTGAAGAAGGCTGCAGCAGCGCAACTCAGTCCAGGCCACATCCTCACGAGCTCGCCAAGGCTTAAGCAAGTCCCAGGCTGGATCCTGATCACTGTCCACCACCACCTGCAACCGCCAGGGAGCGGGATAGCTCTGATCAGCCAACGCCTCCAGCAACCGCGGCAAACAGGCATCGACACCGCGCAAACACAACACCACTTCCAAGGAAGGCCAAGCACCTTCAGGAAGAGATGCTGGATCGGACGAACGACGCAAAACCCGCAAACGCTGGCTGAAGGCAAAAACAAGCAGGGCTTGCCCAAGCCATAGGGCCAAGAGCAACACCGAGGCTGGCATCAGCGAGCCAGTTGTTCCTGCTGAAGCAGCACTGAGGCCCAGGGCCCAATCAACTGATGCCAGGGGGGGCAGCGCACACCATGGGTCTCCAAAACCTGAGCCGTGTAGGCACAGCTGGGGCGAGCCCGCTGACCCACGCAATTGCGCTCGGGATAGGTCAGCCCATCTTCACCCCAACTCTGCTGCAGGAAGGGCAGCAAAGGCTGGAGAGGATTTCCTGGGCTCCGCTCAATCTCAACAATCCACTCCTGCATCGGCAAAACGCGCCAACCGTCCATGCCATCGGTGAGTTGCCTCAACAGAGTGGTGAGCAGGAGCGGTTCAGGATGCTGGAGATGGAAAGCATGCCCTTGTGCCTCGTCACTCCAGGCCAGAGCCGACACGGCATCAGCAACGTAATCAACAGGCACCACATCCAATTCCCAGGCCAAATCAGGCGAAGCACCCAACACCAAACAGCCCTGGAGCAGGCGCTGAAGCAAGTCGCCTTGGTGCCAAGCACTTCCGCAGGATGGACCTGCAATCAACGGGGGCCGGTAGATCGAAACAGGCAGTCCGGCTGCTGAAGCGCGGCGCACCATCCGGTCCGTGACCCATTTGGTTTGGGAGTAGCCGAGCTGGATGCCTCGCCAATCCTCGAGCGGATCGTCTTCCTGAATCAACTGATCCCGGCAGGCATCGGCCTCAAACACCGCCACGCTGGAGATCAAGGCGAATCGTTTTGGTGTGTCCGCAGCTGCTAGACGCAGAAGCTCGCGCGTTCCGCCCACATTGGTGGCCGCCAATTGGGCATAGCTCGCCATCTGGCTCAACTGGGCACCGTTGTGGAGGATGCCGCCAATGCCCTTGCCAAGTGCAGCAAACTGGCCGGCATCCAAGCCCAACCGAGGCTGGGCGAGATCGCCAAGAACCACCTCCAATCGCTCCTGCCAGGCCTGCTGCCAAAGCCCATAACGGCGGAGGTTCTGCTCCAACCGCTCCATGCCTTGCTGCTCAGAGGCCGCTCGCACCAAACAGCGAATCCGCAAATCCGGCCATTGGCTGAGTTGTCCCGCCAGGAGATAGGCACCGAGGAAGCCACTCGCGCCAGTCAGCAGAAGCTGTTCTCCAGGCGCCTCCACGGACGGGCCCTCCGGCAATGACCAACGGTCGTCCAGCTGAGCCTCCTGACCAAGATCCAATCCCTCCTGTGCCGCTGCAGACCCATCGGGCAACAAGCGCTCGAGAGCCATGCTGGCCAGATCATCCAGGCAGGGGGCGTCGCTGAACGCAGCCAGATCAAGGCGCCAGCCCAATGCTTGCTGCACTTCGGCAGCAAACTCTGCCGCCATCAGCGAATCGAGCCCTAAATCAAACAGGCTGGCGTGAGCATCGAGCTGAGCTTCCGGTTCTTCCATCACTGCGGCCAGAAGCTGTTGAAGCGTCGACAGCAGCCAGGGCCTGCGCTGATCCGCTGTCAAAGCCTCCAACTGAGCGCGAACCTGGGCTTCTGATCGGCCCGGAAGTTCATGAATCAAGGACCGGAACCAAGCCGCCTGGCGGGGCAGGGCCTGACTGACGAACTGCGGCCAATCGACTGCCATCACCGCGACCACTCCGCTGCGGCCTCGCTGCAGCAATGACTCCAGAGCCGACAACGCTTCGTCTTCCGCCAGAAGATGAAGACCTACGGATTCAAAGCGCCGCTCCAACCCTGCAGCCATGCCCGAACCAGCCCAAGGCCCCCACTGAATCGCCAGCTGGACTGGCCCATCAGAGTCCGCATGGCGGCAGCTGGATTGAACAGCCCCATTGGCAGCGGCATAGACCAACTGGCCAGGCGAACCCAGTGCCGCGGCGATGGACGAGAACACCACCTGGAAGTCGAGGTGTTCAAAATCTGCTGGCTGCAGCCTTTGAAGCTTGTCCAGTTGCTGCTGGGGACCAAGTTTTGCCTCAAACACGGCATCGAGACTGGAACGTTCAATCCCACCAACGCGCTGATCTTTCAGCACTCCAGCAGCATGGAAGACGCCACGCAGCGGCATGTCCTGAGGCAATTCAGCGAGTGCTTGCGGAAGGTCGTCCCAGCAGAGCGCCTCAACCTGCACACCCTGAGAACGGATGCGGTCCAACCACTCGGCCGTTTCCGAGCTTGGTGCTGGCAGACGTCGACCCACCAACAACAACGAGCGCGCCCCCCGATCCACCAACCAGGACTGCAAACGTTGCCCGATCCCTCCAAAAGCACCCACCACCAGATAAGTGCCGTCGGTGCGAATGGCACAAGGAGGGGCTTGGCTGGGCAGGGTGATCACCAACTTGCCCACATGCTTGCCCTGCGCCATCCGCCGAAAAGCGTCCTTGCACTTCTCCAAAGCAAAGGCTGAGACCGGCAACGCGGGCAGGGTTTGGTCCTGGGAACCCGCCACCAATCGCAGCAATCGCTGCCTCAAGGGTTGTGGGTCGCGAGCTGCCACTTCCAGCAGGTCAAAGCGGAAATAGCCCACGTCAGGCCGTCGTTCGCTCACCTGCTGGTCGCTCCAGATCTCCAACTTGCCAAGCTCCACAAAGCGCCCGCTAGAAGCCAGCGCCTGGAAACTGGCATCCACCCACTCACCTTTCAGGCTGTTCAGAACCACATCAACGCCGCGGCCTTCGGTGTGCTTGAGCACCTGTTCAGCGAAATCAGTAGAGCGGGAATCGAAGACCGCCTCCACACCTTGCTCCAACAATCCAGCCTGTTTGGCCTCACTGGCGGTGGCCAGGATGCGAGCACCACAGCGCAAGGCCACCTGCACAGCTGCCTGCCCCACACCACCGGCAGCCGCATGAATCAAAACCGTTTCTCCAGCTTGAAGCCGGGCCAGCTGCTCGAGCCCATGCTCCGCCGTGAGATAGGCCGTTGAAAGGCTCGCCCCCAGCACGGGATCCAACTCGTCTGGCCAGGGCACGCAGAGGACGGCTCTGCAAGTTACGTGGCTTGCCAGGGTTCCAAGGGTGAGCGCGGCAAGCATTCGCTGGCCCAGCAACGAGGAATCCACCCCGGGACCAACAGCGACCACCCTCCCGACGGCTTCGCCACCGAAAGGCAATTGAGCATTGGCTCTCAGCCCGAGGGATTGATTGTGACTTTGCAGAAGCCCCAAAGCGTTGAGAACATCGCGAAAGTTCAGCCCCGTGGCCTCCACCGCCAACTCCAGCTCTCCTGGCAGAAGACGCGCCAGCGGCAAGGGCGCCTTCAGCAACCCCTCAAGTCGACCAGTTCCATCGGAAAGCATGCGAAACCGTTCTTGATCAATGGTCTGAAAACTGCGGGTTTCAATTCGATCAGAACCACACCAGCGAATCTCCGCATCACCGGCAGTGGCAGCCAAAAGCTGTTGCCACTCAGCGGATGACAGCCCTGCAGCAAGGGCAGAAGGGGACGCTGTGATCGTGCTGCAACGCCATGCGGAACAGTCCTGGGCCAGGGAACGTACTGCCGCCTGGACCGCCTCAGCAGCAGGGGTGGAGAAAGCCGACATCCACAACAGCAGCTGGCGCGGCTGAGTGAGAGGAAGCGCCTGGAGTTGTTGCACCAGCGCTGAAGTCACCGATTGTGGATCCGCTTGTGGATCCAGTTCAAAAGGCGTGATCGCCTGCTGCTCGCTCCATTCCCTCACGGCATCTGGCAATGGCCCAATCGCAATCAGGCTGATGGGCTCAGCCGCTCCTGGGCTCCAGTCGCTGAGTGCGTGTGCCGCAAGGGGTTGCCAGATCTCCTCCAGCAATTGCGCAGCAGGTCTGGAAGGGCCCTCAGGCAGCATCAACTCCAGCAACGTCCGCGTCAGACGCCGGAACTGCAGGCCACGGATCGCTCCGAGGAAGTCCCCGGAGAGATCAAGAACATCCAAGTCAGCAGTCACATGGGCGCGACTGACCTCATCTCCCTGGCTGTGATCGTCTCGTCGAAGTTGCAAGCGACAACGCAGCTGGTCGGGCAAGGGCCATCGCAACATCTGCATCTGCTCCACGCCCACAGGGAGTAGCAAGTGGCCATCGGCGTGCGTTTGGGCAAGGACCGCAGCCACCAGTTGAAAACAACCATCGATCAGGCTGCGATCAGGCGCCGCCTCCGGACGCTGCAGCAGTGCTTCGGCGCCTATGGCGTTGGCTTGCAAAGCAACAAGCGGCCGGTAGCAGTTGCCGTAATCCAGCCCAAGACGCTTCAGGGAACGGTAGAAATTGGCAACATCAAGGCCAGCAGCAGGGTCAAACGCCAATGCCGGCAGGGGCTGAATGGGTTGTTCAGCAGCTGTGGTGAGCCGAAGCTGCCCATGGAGCTGCCAGCTGCCGCCGTCTTCGAGCTGGGGAGCGCGGGAATGGAAGCTGAACGCATCACCGTTTCGTACAGCCTGGAGCTGTACCGATCCGGCGTTGAGCCACAGCGGACGATCGAGATTGAGATCAGCACATTGAAGTGGCTGTTGTTGATCGTTCAACCAATCCAGCAGCAGGGCGAGATAACCCGCTGCCGCAAACAGGGGATAGCCGCACAACGCATGGTCAGGGAGGTCGCGAGCATCAGCCGGATCCAACACGGTCTGCCAATGCTCTGACGCTCCTGGGAGGTCCAACTTCTGCAAAGCCAGACCTGACTGCTCAGCGGTAACACTGCTGCCAAAGCCGACGTGATCCAACCAAAGACTGGCTTTGCCTTGGTCCAGACCCTGATCCCGTGGCGTCCACCAAAAACGTGAACGCAGAAAGGGATGACCTGGAGGCCGCAGCTGATGCCATGAGGCACCTTGATGCCATGCCAACCAATCCATCGGAGCTCCTTGAGCCAAAGCCTGAACAAGCTTCTGGAGCTGCTCAAAACCAACGGCACCCTCAGACAGAGTTTGCTGTTTCAGATCTCCCAACGTCTCTGGCAGTCCACCAGGTCCACGCGCAGCAACGACACCGGTCCACGCCGCAGGGGCTTGCCCGCGCAACTGGCGTACCAGGTCTTGAACACTGCTCGCAATTAACCCCAGCGCATGGGGACATGGGGAGCGTCGCAGATGAATGCTGGCGCAGAGGTCCTGCAAGCGGAAAGCAGCATGATCCTCAAGCCAATCCGCTGTTTGAGCACGAAGCAAATCAAGAGCTTCCTCGTTGCGCGCGCTCAACCAGAGCAGGTGCCATGAAGGAGCTGATAACGACGTTGACGCGGGTTGAGAAAGTTCAAGAGGTGGACTGCTCAGAACGGCATGAGCGTTGGTGCCACCGAATCCAAACGAGCTGACACTGACCACCAGTTCCTGCTCAGGTCTTGGGAAAGGTTGCAGCGTTGTCGCAACCTTCAAGCCCAGAGCAGCCAGATCCACACTGGGATTAGGCCGCGAATAATGGAGGCTCGCAGGCACCATGCGCTGCCTGAGGCACAACACGGCTTTGATGAAACCCGTAATGCCTGCAGCGGTTTCTGAATGACCCACATTGGTTTTCACCGAGCCAACCAAACAGGGGTCAGTGCTTGGCCGCTCCTCCCCCAACACCGCTCCAAGGGCCCTGAGTTCAATGGGATCCCCCTGGCGCGTCCCTGTGCCGTGGGCTTCAACCAATTGCGCTGAAGCCGGGGACAAGCCAGAGCCCTGATAGGCGGCTTGCACACAAGCGATCTGGGCTTTTTTGCTGGGTGCGGCCAGGCCCTTACTGCGCCCATCGGAATTGACC harbors:
- a CDS encoding cytochrome P450; translated protein: MAITPPWPKPLPYTANVLRRLKRGWSSWFGLLNEWDFRIALGELNLLGLRVFLVNDRTLLRRVLVQEVEAFPKHPYTLWILEPLIGRAIFSVNGDEWARQRRLVDQAFQVAQLEQVFPAMEAAKDSMLERLVQQLSEQGDCSQQGVEIDIEAAMTWVTADVIVRTILSRPVQEGEAREVFEAFGRYQRKAARALILRFARLPRRWVQRSLTRDALVIRQWIQGVIEERLAQPEAGGKDLLGALLAAVDPQTGTSFTAEELVDQICFLFLAGHETSASALSSACWLLALDQEAQGQLHAEVASLPEVVTHQSLRQLRFGAAVFQETLRLYPPVSFFIRERVHQDTDLSVPSMDCPQQAPAISRCPVGSLLTFSPWVIHRHDNYWPEPHQFRPERFVDGTATDQEILCRKEAWLPYGLGPRKCPGAAFAQQEALLVLAELIKHFQLFPGDDSSSPEWTGRLTLRSASGVLLRLVPRSFTRSR
- a CDS encoding SRPBCC family protein: MSIQLHLRSALLGLGIVLTHLPATPADAAQATSIQIQQSGNTRTAVMTLPVSQAHAWRVLTNYVATGEAMPDISKVQLLSREGNLIRMRQTYQAPYTFGLKISATLAVQESPKTAISFQMLQGDRIRKLNGSWTLTPTPTGTRLRHTITLVPELPGMLQPVFAELTRNSLRESMQRLSGLMQANN
- a CDS encoding glycosyltransferase family 2 protein — encoded protein: MPASVLLLALWLGQALLVFAFSQRLRVLRRSSDPASLPEGAWPSLEVVLCLRGVDACLPRLLEALADQSYPAPWRLQVVVDSDQDPAWDLLKPWRAREDVAWTELRCCSLLQRPDQGSLKCAALNQALSQLHPSSALVVLLDADIRFPANGLEHCARSCLQPGVGAISGNRWFRPHAPTFGALGWSSWTRAVWNAGAVVLMTLLQIPWGGTLCVRRELVEAGDWSELLRRGLCEDTGLLGPLRQLGLSYRFEPNLLMVDPDPAQPMLPLGRWITRQLLTARLHHPAWPLVAFHGLGSVLLLLFALFQGAWLAVLIYELGCVGLLCWIQVLLRPQDPVRVWGWLVGLLPGQLVDGLATLSALLTRHVSWRGVDYAVQLRPSRVVLCRDRGVEV
- a CDS encoding thioester reductase domain-containing protein, with translation MNQQIRPVSSVHEPIAVLGMGCRLPGGVESPEQFWQLLAEGREAIAEIPSDRWDLQLHHHPDPRTPLHQHVRRAGLVDGIDLFDPALFGISGREAQCMDPQQRLLLEVCWRAMEAAAQPLDQLRGRPVGVFMGISSADYRALLWASEEQYLTPDNEPFILTGNTGSIAANRISYAFDLKGPSFTVDTACSSSLVALHLACESLRRGESELALAGGAQALIHPAIQMSFCKAGLLSPEGRCRSFDAAADGYVRSEGAGAVLLKPLATALRDGDPIEAVIRGTAVNSDGRSKGLAAPSKKAQIACVQAAYQGSGLSPASAQLVEAHGTGTRQGDPIELRALGAVLGEERPSTDPCLVGSVKTNVGHSETAAGITGFIKAVLCLRQRMVPASLHYSRPNPSVDLAALGLKVATTLQPFPRPEQELVVSVSSFGFGGTNAHAVLSSPPLELSQPASTSLSAPSWHLLWLSARNEEALDLLRAQTADWLEDHAAFRLQDLCASIHLRRSPCPHALGLIASSVQDLVRQLRGQAPAAWTGVVAARGPGGLPETLGDLKQQTLSEGAVGFEQLQKLVQALAQGAPMDWLAWHQGASWHQLRPPGHPFLRSRFWWTPRDQGLDQGKASLWLDHVGFGSSVTAEQSGLALQKLDLPGASEHWQTVLDPADARDLPDHALCGYPLFAAAGYLALLLDWLNDQQQPLQCADLNLDRPLWLNAGSVQLQAVRNGDAFSFHSRAPQLEDGGSWQLHGQLRLTTAAEQPIQPLPALAFDPAAGLDVANFYRSLKRLGLDYGNCYRPLVALQANAIGAEALLQRPEAAPDRSLIDGCFQLVAAVLAQTHADGHLLLPVGVEQMQMLRWPLPDQLRCRLQLRRDDHSQGDEVSRAHVTADLDVLDLSGDFLGAIRGLQFRRLTRTLLELMLPEGPSRPAAQLLEEIWQPLAAHALSDWSPGAAEPISLIAIGPLPDAVREWSEQQAITPFELDPQADPQSVTSALVQQLQALPLTQPRQLLLWMSAFSTPAAEAVQAAVRSLAQDCSAWRCSTITASPSALAAGLSSAEWQQLLAATAGDAEIRWCGSDRIETRSFQTIDQERFRMLSDGTGRLEGLLKAPLPLARLLPGELELAVEATGLNFRDVLNALGLLQSHNQSLGLRANAQLPFGGEAVGRVVAVGPGVDSSLLGQRMLAALTLGTLASHVTCRAVLCVPWPDELDPVLGASLSTAYLTAEHGLEQLARLQAGETVLIHAAAGGVGQAAVQVALRCGARILATASEAKQAGLLEQGVEAVFDSRSTDFAEQVLKHTEGRGVDVVLNSLKGEWVDASFQALASSGRFVELGKLEIWSDQQVSERRPDVGYFRFDLLEVAARDPQPLRQRLLRLVAGSQDQTLPALPVSAFALEKCKDAFRRMAQGKHVGKLVITLPSQAPPCAIRTDGTYLVVGAFGGIGQRLQSWLVDRGARSLLLVGRRLPAPSSETAEWLDRIRSQGVQVEALCWDDLPQALAELPQDMPLRGVFHAAGVLKDQRVGGIERSSLDAVFEAKLGPQQQLDKLQRLQPADFEHLDFQVVFSSIAAALGSPGQLVYAAANGAVQSSCRHADSDGPVQLAIQWGPWAGSGMAAGLERRFESVGLHLLAEDEALSALESLLQRGRSGVVAVMAVDWPQFVSQALPRQAAWFRSLIHELPGRSEAQVRAQLEALTADQRRPWLLSTLQQLLAAVMEEPEAQLDAHASLFDLGLDSLMAAEFAAEVQQALGWRLDLAAFSDAPCLDDLASMALERLLPDGSAAAQEGLDLGQEAQLDDRWSLPEGPSVEAPGEQLLLTGASGFLGAYLLAGQLSQWPDLRIRCLVRAASEQQGMERLEQNLRRYGLWQQAWQERLEVVLGDLAQPRLGLDAGQFAALGKGIGGILHNGAQLSQMASYAQLAATNVGGTRELLRLAAADTPKRFALISSVAVFEADACRDQLIQEDDPLEDWRGIQLGYSQTKWVTDRMVRRASAAGLPVSIYRPPLIAGPSCGSAWHQGDLLQRLLQGCLVLGASPDLAWELDVVPVDYVADAVSALAWSDEAQGHAFHLQHPEPLLLTTLLRQLTDGMDGWRVLPMQEWIVEIERSPGNPLQPLLPFLQQSWGEDGLTYPERNCVGQRARPSCAYTAQVLETHGVRCPPWHQLIGPWASVLLQQEQLAR